In the Nerophis ophidion isolate RoL-2023_Sa linkage group LG01, RoL_Noph_v1.0, whole genome shotgun sequence genome, one interval contains:
- the LOC133566636 gene encoding sepiapterin reductase-like: MSEVLHASTSTLGRCMCIITGASKGFGRALAHLASLYLKPGSVLLLVARSRSLLQELKEELQSLKECQGLTVHCAEADLSISEGVKETVDIVRQHTENDINHVLLVNNAASLGDISPFESFTDLDQVNAYLSLNVSYTLALTAGVLQAFPPRSGLRWSVVNCSSTFALQALPSWVLYCSAKAAREMMFRVLAAENPGVKVLSYSPGPMDTEMQETIRRLTGVQYHLYPCRESATKLMKVLLDNDFVSGTHLDFFQL, from the exons ATGTCTGAAGTCCTTCATGCAAGCACCAGCACTTTGGGACGGTGCATGTGCATCATCACAGGAGCCTCCAAGGGATTCGGACGAGCGCTGGCACACCTG GCGTCACTGTATCTGAAGCCTGGGTCGgtcctgctgctggtggctcgCTCCCGGTCTTTGCTCCAGGAGCTGAAGGAAGAGCTGCAAAGCCTGAAAGAATGCCAGGGCCTAACAGTTCACTGTGCAGAAGCCGATCTGAGCATCAGCGAGGGCGTGAAGGAGACGGTGGACATAGTGAGACAGCACACAGAGAATGATATAAATCATGTACTTCTTGTCAACAACGCTG CTTCTTTGGGTGACATTTCACCCTTTGAGAGCTTCACTGACCTGGACCAGGTGAACGCCTACCTGTCTCTAAACGTTAGCTACACGCTGGCGCTGACCGCAGGGGTGTTGCAGGCCTTTCCGCCGAGATCGGGCCTGCGATGGAGCGTGGTGAACTGCTCATCGACGTTCGCGCTGCAAGCGCTACCTTCCTGGGTGCTGTATTGCAGCGCCAAAGCAGCCAGGGAGATGATGTTTAGGGTGCTGGCGGCCGAGAATCCCGGTGTCAAAGTGCTGAGCTACTCACCAG GTCCAATGGACACAGAGATGCAGGAGACTATTCGGAGGTTGACAGGCGTCCAGTACCATCTGTACCCATGCAGGGAATCCGCAACTAAACTGATGAAGGTTCTTTTGGACAATGACTTTGTATCGGGAACACACCTGGATTTCTTTCAGTTGTGA